From a single Streptomyces misionensis genomic region:
- a CDS encoding SAM-dependent methyltransferase — MERPAWAPRSIDISVPSVSRIYDYYLGGSHNFEVDREAARRAMEFMPGLPKTMQANRAFLRRAVRFAAQEGITQFLDIGSGIPTYGNVHEIAQSAVPGARVVYVDHDPVAVAHSEAVLAGNDDAGVAAADLRKPQEILDSPEVRRLIDLNRPVALLLVAILHFVEDADDPYGAVAELRDALAPGSMLILTHASYEGIPVSAERAEGAVDVYKDIRNPLIMRSRDEIARFFEGYDMVEPGLVTLPLWRPESAPEDEDPFAFSGYAGVGRTA, encoded by the coding sequence ATGGAGCGTCCCGCCTGGGCCCCACGCAGCATCGACATCTCGGTGCCGAGCGTCTCGCGCATCTACGACTACTACCTGGGCGGTTCGCACAACTTCGAGGTCGACCGGGAGGCCGCCCGCAGGGCCATGGAGTTCATGCCCGGCCTGCCGAAGACCATGCAGGCCAACCGGGCCTTCCTGCGCCGGGCCGTGCGGTTCGCCGCCCAGGAGGGCATCACCCAGTTCCTCGACATCGGCTCCGGCATACCGACGTACGGCAACGTCCACGAGATAGCCCAGTCCGCCGTCCCCGGCGCCCGGGTCGTCTACGTCGACCACGACCCGGTGGCCGTCGCGCACAGCGAGGCCGTGCTCGCGGGCAACGACGACGCGGGGGTGGCCGCCGCCGACCTGCGCAAGCCGCAGGAGATCCTCGACAGCCCCGAGGTGCGGCGGCTGATCGACCTGAACCGGCCAGTGGCCCTCCTCCTCGTTGCCATACTGCACTTCGTGGAAGACGCGGACGACCCCTACGGTGCGGTGGCCGAGCTGCGCGACGCGCTCGCGCCCGGCAGCATGCTGATCCTCACCCATGCCTCGTACGAGGGAATCCCCGTGTCCGCGGAGCGGGCCGAGGGTGCGGTGGACGTATACAAGGACATTCGCAACCCGCTGATCATGCGCTCGCGCGACGAGATCGCGCGGTTCTTCGAGGGGTACGACATGGTGGAACCCGGACTGGTGACGCTGCCGCTGTGGCGCCCGGAATCGGCGCCGGAGGACGAGGACCCGTTCGCCTTCTCCGGATACGCCGGCGTGGGGCGTACGGCGTGA
- a CDS encoding putative bifunctional diguanylate cyclase/phosphodiesterase produces the protein MSAEPDGPEDRLRRLTTIWSRALYPVTSTSLTRAEFEGQLLPLARRLSELLRARSFDAEAARAVGAALVEAHCTDPEALSRTLDCVDAYLVLYCGGDGPQDELRMRSSRLQHAMAAGYAHALRRRTLAEQESIAQAALRAQGVVAQALHASEARFRAVFEGAAIGIGIADLDGHILQVNEALLRMFGLTQQSLCGRRVQDWTHPDDAPQTWRLYDELVRGEREHYHLEKAFNRPDGTVLWTNLTVSLLRDADGRPQYQLALMEDTTERRLLNLRLRYEATHDALTGLPNRTLFFERLEKALAAGQDQRFGLCYLDLDGFKTINDSLGHAAGDRLLVEVADRLQSCATAPGEMVARLGGDEFVALTTGPGTERTVDELAERIMNALVTPISIDGRDLLVRGSLGIVEGPAGERTAAEVLRSADITMYRAKSAGGNRSELADPEADARAITRHGLTTALPTALERGEFFIEYQPLVHLGDGSVRGAEALVRWLHPQHGVLGPDRFIPLAEHTGLIVPLGRWVLEESIRQARAWQERHGCQDAGPLRINVNLSPCQLSHPGLVQDTVDILERAGVTPDALCLEVTESALIGADDDLLKPLRRLAEMGVDIALDDFGTGYSNLANLRRLPVSVLKLDRSFTQGMQQFPADPVDLKIVEGIVTLAHSLDLAVTVEGVETGAQAEQLRVLGCDTAQGWYYARPGPPERLHDLALADATG, from the coding sequence GTGAGCGCGGAGCCGGACGGGCCGGAGGACAGACTGCGCAGGCTGACGACGATCTGGAGCCGGGCGCTGTACCCCGTCACCTCCACGTCGCTCACCCGCGCCGAGTTCGAGGGACAACTCCTGCCGCTCGCACGCCGGTTGAGCGAGCTGCTGCGCGCCCGCAGCTTCGACGCGGAGGCCGCCAGGGCGGTCGGCGCCGCCCTGGTCGAGGCGCACTGCACCGACCCCGAGGCACTCTCGCGCACCCTCGACTGCGTGGACGCCTATCTGGTGCTCTACTGCGGCGGCGACGGCCCCCAGGACGAACTGCGCATGCGTTCCTCGCGGTTGCAGCACGCGATGGCCGCCGGTTACGCGCACGCGCTGCGCCGCCGCACCCTCGCCGAGCAAGAGTCCATCGCCCAGGCCGCGTTGCGCGCCCAGGGCGTGGTGGCACAGGCGCTGCACGCCAGCGAGGCCCGGTTCCGCGCGGTCTTCGAGGGCGCCGCCATAGGGATCGGCATCGCCGACCTCGACGGCCACATCCTCCAGGTCAACGAGGCGCTGCTGCGCATGTTCGGACTCACCCAGCAGTCGCTGTGCGGCCGCCGGGTGCAGGACTGGACGCACCCCGACGACGCCCCGCAGACCTGGCGGCTCTACGACGAACTGGTCCGCGGCGAACGCGAGCACTACCACCTGGAGAAGGCCTTCAACCGGCCCGACGGCACGGTGCTGTGGACCAATCTGACGGTCTCCCTGCTGCGCGACGCCGACGGCAGGCCGCAGTACCAGCTCGCGCTCATGGAGGACACCACCGAGCGCCGGCTGCTCAACCTGCGGCTGCGCTACGAGGCCACGCACGACGCGCTCACCGGCCTGCCCAACCGCACGCTCTTCTTCGAGCGGCTGGAGAAGGCCCTCGCGGCCGGCCAGGACCAGCGTTTCGGCCTGTGCTACCTCGACCTGGACGGCTTCAAGACCATCAACGACAGCCTCGGGCACGCGGCCGGCGACCGGCTGCTGGTGGAGGTCGCCGACCGGTTGCAGTCCTGCGCGACCGCGCCCGGGGAGATGGTCGCGCGGCTCGGCGGCGACGAGTTCGTGGCGCTGACCACCGGCCCCGGCACCGAACGCACCGTGGACGAACTGGCAGAGCGCATCATGAACGCGCTGGTCACCCCGATCAGCATCGACGGCCGGGACCTGCTGGTGCGCGGCAGCCTGGGCATCGTGGAGGGCCCGGCGGGCGAGCGCACGGCCGCCGAGGTGCTGCGCAGCGCGGACATCACCATGTACCGGGCCAAGTCGGCGGGCGGCAACCGCTCGGAGCTGGCCGACCCGGAGGCCGACGCCCGCGCCATCACCCGGCACGGTCTGACCACGGCCCTGCCCACCGCTCTGGAGCGCGGCGAGTTCTTCATCGAGTACCAGCCGCTGGTGCACCTCGGCGACGGCAGCGTGCGCGGCGCCGAGGCACTGGTGCGCTGGCTGCACCCGCAGCACGGGGTGCTCGGCCCGGACCGGTTCATCCCGCTCGCCGAGCACACCGGGCTGATCGTGCCGCTCGGCCGCTGGGTCCTGGAGGAGTCGATCCGGCAGGCCCGCGCCTGGCAGGAGCGGCACGGCTGCCAGGACGCCGGGCCGCTGCGGATCAACGTCAACCTTTCCCCGTGCCAGCTCAGCCACCCGGGGCTGGTCCAGGACACGGTGGACATCCTCGAACGCGCCGGCGTCACCCCCGACGCCCTGTGCCTGGAGGTCACCGAGTCCGCGCTCATCGGCGCCGACGACGACCTGCTCAAGCCGCTGCGCAGGCTCGCCGAGATGGGCGTGGACATCGCCCTGGACGACTTCGGCACCGGCTACTCGAACCTGGCCAACCTGCGCCGCCTCCCGGTGAGCGTCCTCAAACTGGACCGCTCCTTCACCCAGGGCATGCAGCAGTTCCCCGCCGACCCCGTGGACCTGAAGATCGTCGAGGGGATCGTCACCCTCGCCCACAGCCTGGACCTCGCGGTCACCGTGGAGGGAGTGGAGACCGGGGCCCAGGCCGAACAGCTGCGGGTGCTGGGCTGCGACACCGCCCAGGGCTGGTACTACGCCCGCCCGGGCCCGCCGGAACGGCTGCACGACCTGGCCCTGGCGGACGCCACGGGGTGA
- a CDS encoding LysR family transcriptional regulator, with amino-acid sequence MQLQQLQYFVAVAESRHFTRAAELVHVAQPSLSQQIKALERELGADLFLRARGNITLTDAGEALLPLARRILADADTARHEVQELVQLRRGRVRLGATPSLCTGLLPDVLRAFHDRYPGIRLLIEEGGSHDLVRELARGALDLALIVLPLPPSSPALTTEEVLREDLVVVSSPEAPAPGHGGRVVRIADLASERLVMFRHGYDLRELTVAACRAEGFEPDFAVEGGEMDAVLGFVRAGLGVAVVPRMVATRAGLSLRVTPLARPGLHRTIALAHRTDVAPPRAARELQRMLRQR; translated from the coding sequence ATGCAGCTCCAGCAGCTCCAGTATTTCGTGGCCGTCGCCGAGTCCCGGCACTTCACCCGCGCCGCCGAGCTGGTGCACGTGGCCCAGCCGTCGCTCTCCCAGCAGATCAAGGCCCTGGAGCGGGAACTGGGGGCGGATCTGTTCCTGCGCGCCCGGGGCAACATCACGCTCACCGACGCGGGCGAGGCGCTGCTGCCGCTGGCCCGGCGGATCCTGGCGGACGCGGACACCGCCCGGCACGAGGTGCAGGAACTGGTGCAGCTGCGGCGCGGGCGGGTGCGGCTCGGGGCGACGCCGAGCCTGTGCACGGGCCTGCTGCCGGATGTGCTGCGCGCCTTCCACGACCGCTACCCGGGCATCCGGCTGCTGATCGAGGAGGGCGGCTCGCACGACCTGGTGCGCGAGCTGGCCCGGGGCGCGCTCGACCTGGCGCTGATCGTGCTGCCGCTGCCGCCGTCCTCGCCCGCGCTGACCACCGAGGAGGTGCTGCGCGAGGACCTGGTGGTGGTCTCCTCGCCGGAGGCGCCGGCGCCCGGGCACGGCGGGCGGGTGGTGCGCATCGCCGATCTGGCGAGCGAGCGCCTGGTGATGTTCCGGCACGGCTACGACCTGCGGGAGCTGACCGTGGCGGCCTGCCGCGCCGAGGGCTTCGAGCCGGACTTCGCGGTGGAGGGCGGCGAGATGGACGCGGTGCTGGGGTTCGTCCGCGCGGGGCTCGGGGTGGCGGTCGTACCGCGGATGGTCGCGACCCGGGCGGGCCTGAGCCTGCGGGTCACCCCGCTGGCCCGCCCCGGCCTGCACCGGACCATCGCCCTGGCCCACCGCACGGACGTCGCCCCACCGCGGGCGGCGAGGGAGCTTCAGCGGATGCTCAGGCAGCGGTGA
- a CDS encoding succinate dehydrogenase, which translates to MARTMWDSSVGKKTVMAVSGLIMLLYLVVHMIGNLKIYFGAGEFNHYAHWLRTIGEPFMHYEWTLWIIRVVLVVAVVAHATSAYQLSRRDIKARPSKYVHPRPRASYATRTMRWGGIILGLFIVWHILDLTTGTVHSGGFQPGHPYQNVVDTFSTWYGNVIYIVAMLALGLHVRHGFWSAAQTLGVGSRARDRALKTVANVLALLLTVGFIAVPVGVMTGVVS; encoded by the coding sequence ATGGCACGCACGATGTGGGACTCCTCCGTCGGCAAGAAGACGGTGATGGCCGTCAGCGGTCTGATCATGCTGCTCTACCTGGTGGTGCACATGATCGGAAACCTGAAGATCTACTTCGGGGCGGGCGAGTTCAACCACTACGCCCACTGGCTGCGCACCATCGGCGAACCCTTCATGCACTACGAGTGGACGCTCTGGATCATCCGGGTCGTCCTCGTCGTCGCCGTGGTCGCCCACGCCACCTCCGCGTACCAGCTCAGCCGCCGCGACATCAAGGCGCGGCCCAGCAAGTACGTGCACCCGAGGCCCCGGGCGAGCTACGCCACCCGCACCATGCGCTGGGGCGGGATCATCCTCGGCCTGTTCATCGTGTGGCACATCCTCGACCTGACCACCGGCACCGTGCACTCCGGCGGCTTCCAGCCGGGCCACCCGTACCAGAACGTCGTGGACACCTTCTCCACCTGGTACGGCAACGTGATCTACATCGTCGCGATGCTCGCGCTCGGCCTGCACGTCCGGCACGGCTTCTGGAGCGCCGCGCAGACCCTCGGCGTCGGCAGCCGCGCCCGCGACCGCGCCTTGAAGACCGTCGCCAACGTTCTCGCGCTGCTGCTCACGGTCGGCTTCATCGCCGTGCCCGTGGGCGTGATGACCGGAGTGGTGAGCTGA
- a CDS encoding fumarate reductase/succinate dehydrogenase flavoprotein subunit produces MTDYVNYRTGEPIADTKAPDGPIHERWDTRRFQAKLVNPANRRKHTVIVVGTGLAGGSAGATLAEQGYHVVQFCYQDSPRRAHSIAAQGGINAAKNYRNDGDSIHRLFYDTVKGGDFRARESNVARLAQISVEIIDQCVAQGVPFAREYGGLLDTRSFGGVQVSRTFYARGQTGQQLLLGAYQALSRQIAAGNVELHPRTEMLDLIVVDGRARGIVARDLITGRIDTYFADAVVLASGGYGNVFYLSTNAMNSNATAIWRAHRRGAYFANPCFTQIHPTCIPRTGDHQSKLTLMSESLRNDGRIWVPKAKGDDRPPNQIPEDERDYYLERIYPSFGNLVPRDIASRAAKNVCDEGRGVGPGGQGVYLDFADAIKRMGRKAVEAKYGNLFDMYQRITDEDPYEVPMRIYPAVHYTMGGLWVDYDLQTTIPGLFAVGEANFSDHGANRLGASALMQGLADGYFVLPATINDYLARNPHQDPVTTEHPAVQEVLAETEDRLNLLLAVDGDRTPDSFHRELGELMWEFCGMARTEEGLRKALERIPQIREEFWRRIKVPGTGEEFNQSLEKANRIVDYLELAELMCLDALHRAESCGGHFREESQTPDGEAARKDDEFAYAAAWEFAGTGSAPVLHKEDLVFEYVHPTQRSYA; encoded by the coding sequence ATGACCGACTACGTGAACTACCGGACCGGCGAACCGATCGCCGACACCAAGGCCCCGGACGGCCCGATCCACGAGCGCTGGGACACCCGCCGCTTCCAGGCCAAGCTGGTCAACCCCGCCAACCGGCGCAAGCACACCGTCATCGTGGTCGGCACCGGCCTCGCCGGCGGGTCCGCGGGCGCCACCCTGGCCGAACAGGGCTACCACGTCGTCCAGTTCTGCTACCAGGACTCCCCGCGCCGTGCCCACTCCATCGCGGCGCAGGGCGGCATCAACGCGGCGAAGAACTACCGCAACGACGGCGACTCGATCCACCGGCTGTTCTACGACACCGTCAAGGGCGGCGACTTCCGTGCCCGCGAGTCCAACGTCGCCCGCCTCGCGCAGATCTCCGTCGAGATCATCGACCAGTGCGTGGCGCAGGGCGTGCCCTTCGCCCGCGAGTACGGCGGCCTGCTCGACACCCGCTCCTTCGGCGGCGTCCAGGTCTCCCGCACCTTCTACGCCCGCGGCCAGACGGGCCAGCAACTGCTGCTCGGCGCCTACCAGGCGCTGTCCCGGCAGATCGCCGCGGGAAACGTGGAACTGCACCCGCGCACCGAGATGCTGGACCTGATCGTCGTGGACGGACGGGCCCGCGGCATCGTGGCCCGGGACCTGATCACGGGCCGGATCGACACCTACTTCGCGGACGCGGTCGTCCTCGCCTCCGGCGGCTACGGCAACGTCTTCTACCTGTCGACCAACGCGATGAACTCCAACGCGACCGCGATCTGGCGGGCGCACCGGCGCGGCGCCTACTTCGCCAACCCCTGCTTCACCCAGATCCACCCGACGTGCATCCCGCGCACCGGCGACCACCAGTCCAAGCTCACCCTGATGAGCGAATCGCTGCGCAACGACGGCCGGATCTGGGTGCCCAAGGCCAAGGGCGACGACCGCCCGCCGAACCAGATCCCCGAGGACGAGCGCGACTACTACCTGGAGCGCATCTACCCCTCCTTCGGCAACCTGGTGCCGCGTGACATCGCCTCCCGCGCCGCGAAGAACGTCTGCGACGAGGGCAGGGGCGTGGGACCCGGCGGCCAGGGCGTCTACCTGGACTTCGCCGACGCGATCAAGCGCATGGGCCGCAAGGCCGTGGAGGCCAAGTACGGCAACCTCTTCGACATGTACCAGCGGATCACCGACGAGGATCCGTACGAGGTGCCGATGCGGATCTACCCGGCCGTGCACTACACGATGGGCGGACTGTGGGTCGACTACGACCTCCAGACCACCATCCCGGGCCTGTTCGCGGTCGGCGAGGCCAACTTCTCCGACCACGGCGCCAACCGGCTCGGTGCCTCCGCGCTGATGCAGGGCCTGGCCGACGGCTACTTCGTGCTGCCGGCCACCATCAACGACTACCTGGCGCGCAACCCGCACCAGGACCCGGTCACCACCGAACACCCGGCGGTGCAGGAGGTGCTGGCGGAGACCGAGGACCGGCTGAACCTGCTGCTGGCCGTCGACGGCGACCGCACCCCCGACTCCTTCCACCGCGAACTCGGCGAACTCATGTGGGAGTTCTGCGGCATGGCCCGCACCGAGGAGGGGCTGCGCAAGGCCCTGGAGCGGATCCCGCAGATCCGCGAGGAGTTCTGGCGGCGGATCAAGGTCCCCGGCACCGGCGAGGAGTTCAACCAGTCGCTGGAGAAGGCCAACCGCATCGTCGACTACCTCGAACTCGCCGAGCTGATGTGCCTCGACGCGCTGCACCGCGCCGAGTCCTGCGGCGGCCACTTCCGCGAGGAGTCCCAGACCCCGGACGGCGAAGCCGCCCGCAAGGACGACGAGTTCGCGTACGCGGCCGCCTGGGAGTTCGCCGGTACGGGCTCCGCTCCCGTCCTGCACAAGGAAGACCTGGTCTTCGAGTACGTCCACCCCACTCAGCGGAGCTACGCATGA
- a CDS encoding succinate dehydrogenase/fumarate reductase iron-sulfur subunit: MKLTLRVWRQKNADADGTMSTYEVDGISPDMSFLEMLDVLNEQLILSGEDPVAFDHDCREGICGACSLVINGDAHGPERTTTCQLHMRSFKDGDTIDIEPWRAAAFPVIKDLVVDRSAFDRIIQAGGYITAPTGSAPEAHATPVPKADADFAFEHAECIGCGACVAACPNGAAMLFTSAKINHLNVLPQGAPERETRVLDMVAQMDAEGFGGCTLTGECATACPKGIPLMSITGMNKEWLRATRKAGKR; the protein is encoded by the coding sequence ATGAAGCTCACCCTGCGCGTCTGGCGGCAGAAGAACGCCGACGCCGACGGCACGATGTCCACCTACGAGGTGGACGGCATCTCGCCCGACATGTCCTTCCTGGAGATGCTGGACGTCCTCAACGAACAGCTCATCCTCTCCGGCGAGGACCCGGTCGCCTTCGACCACGACTGCCGCGAGGGCATCTGCGGCGCCTGCTCCCTCGTGATCAACGGCGACGCCCACGGCCCCGAGCGGACCACCACCTGCCAGCTGCACATGCGGTCCTTCAAGGACGGCGACACCATCGACATCGAGCCGTGGCGGGCCGCCGCGTTCCCGGTGATCAAGGACCTCGTGGTGGACCGCTCCGCCTTCGACCGGATCATCCAGGCCGGCGGCTACATCACCGCGCCCACAGGTTCCGCGCCGGAGGCCCACGCCACGCCGGTGCCCAAGGCGGACGCCGACTTCGCCTTCGAGCACGCCGAGTGCATCGGCTGCGGGGCGTGTGTGGCCGCCTGCCCCAACGGCGCGGCGATGCTGTTCACCTCCGCGAAGATCAACCACCTCAACGTGCTGCCGCAGGGCGCGCCCGAGCGGGAGACGCGGGTGCTCGACATGGTGGCGCAGATGGACGCGGAGGGCTTCGGCGGCTGCACGCTGACGGGGGAGTGCGCGACCGCCTGCCCCAAGGGCATCCCGCTGATGTCCATCACGGGCATGAACAAGGAGTGGCTGCGGGCGACCCGCAAGGCCGGGAAGCGCTAG
- a CDS encoding IclR family transcriptional regulator, protein MTETADLNTVLGKAVTILRAFRADDQAVGLAELVQRTGLHKATVHRLCGELVANRLLERTDGGYRLSGGLFELGMLASLERSLLEVAMPFLQDLYERTHETVHLGLREGHDVVYVAKIGGHRQARVPSRTGGRMPLHCTAIGKALLAHADADLRRAVLTGPLERRTPHTVVAPGILRRQLQRVTETGVAFEREESAVGLVCVAAPVLGRRDEPLAAISVAGPGSRFRPEAQATAVRAAAAALGSTLIRRDFLR, encoded by the coding sequence ATGACCGAGACGGCCGACCTGAACACGGTGCTGGGCAAGGCGGTGACGATTCTGCGCGCCTTCCGGGCCGACGACCAGGCCGTGGGCCTCGCGGAACTGGTGCAGCGCACCGGCCTGCACAAGGCGACGGTGCACCGGCTCTGCGGTGAGCTGGTCGCCAACCGGCTGCTGGAGCGGACCGACGGCGGGTACCGGCTCAGCGGCGGCCTCTTCGAACTCGGCATGCTCGCGTCGCTGGAGCGCAGCCTCCTCGAAGTGGCGATGCCCTTCCTCCAGGACCTCTACGAGCGCACCCACGAGACCGTGCACCTCGGGCTGCGCGAGGGCCATGACGTGGTGTACGTCGCCAAGATCGGCGGACACCGCCAGGCCAGGGTGCCCTCGCGCACCGGCGGGCGGATGCCGCTGCACTGCACCGCGATCGGCAAGGCGCTGCTCGCGCACGCGGACGCGGACCTGCGGCGCGCGGTGCTCACCGGGCCGCTGGAGCGCCGTACCCCGCACACCGTGGTGGCGCCGGGCATCCTGCGCCGTCAGTTGCAGCGGGTGACGGAGACGGGGGTGGCGTTCGAGCGGGAGGAGTCCGCCGTGGGGCTGGTGTGCGTGGCCGCGCCCGTCCTCGGCCGCCGGGACGAGCCGCTGGCCGCGATCAGCGTGGCCGGGCCGGGCAGCCGGTTCCGCCCCGAGGCCCAGGCGACGGCGGTGCGCGCGGCGGCCGCGGCACTGGGCAGCACCCTGATCCGGCGCGACTTCCTGCGCTGA
- a CDS encoding 2-keto-4-pentenoate hydratase: MNESNRLATASPSDIAAAAERIAEALASGVPCAPVRDLIGRDDLTAAYAVQDRLTERRLAAGATVVGRKIGLTSEAVQRQLGVDRPDFGFLFDDMAYADGDTVPFGEVLQPRAEAEIAFVLGADLADGPLTREQVAAALAYGVPALEICGSRIAGWDISFGDTVADNASAGAYVLGEQRLALDAFDPVAVAMTMTVNGEEVSTGSGADCLGDPVEAVVWLARTARELGEPLRAGQVVLSGALGPMRPVAAGDTVTATLSGLGAVTVRFSEGAA, translated from the coding sequence GTGAACGAAAGCAATCGGCTCGCCACCGCGAGCCCCTCCGACATCGCGGCCGCGGCCGAGCGCATCGCCGAGGCCCTCGCCTCCGGCGTGCCGTGCGCGCCGGTGCGCGACCTGATCGGCCGGGACGACCTGACCGCCGCGTACGCCGTGCAGGACCGGCTCACCGAGCGGCGGCTCGCCGCCGGGGCGACGGTCGTCGGCCGCAAGATCGGTCTCACCTCCGAGGCCGTGCAGCGGCAGCTCGGCGTCGACCGGCCCGACTTCGGGTTCCTGTTCGACGACATGGCGTACGCCGACGGCGACACCGTCCCGTTCGGCGAGGTCCTCCAGCCGAGGGCCGAGGCGGAGATCGCTTTCGTGCTGGGCGCCGATCTGGCCGACGGCCCGCTCACCCGCGAGCAGGTCGCCGCGGCCCTCGCTTACGGCGTGCCCGCGCTGGAGATCTGCGGCAGCCGGATCGCCGGGTGGGACATCAGCTTCGGCGACACCGTCGCCGACAACGCCTCCGCGGGGGCGTACGTGCTCGGCGAACAGCGCCTCGCACTCGACGCGTTCGACCCGGTGGCCGTCGCCATGACGATGACCGTCAACGGCGAGGAGGTCTCCACCGGGTCCGGCGCGGACTGCCTCGGCGACCCGGTCGAGGCGGTCGTCTGGCTCGCCCGCACCGCCCGCGAACTCGGCGAGCCGCTGCGGGCCGGCCAGGTCGTCCTCTCCGGCGCCCTCGGCCCGATGCGCCCGGTCGCCGCCGGTGACACCGTCACCGCCACCCTGTCCGGCCTCGGCGCCGTGACGGTCCGCTTCAGCGAGGGAGCAGCATGA
- a CDS encoding acetaldehyde dehydrogenase (acetylating): MNRTKVAVIGSGNIGTDLMIKVLRGSRHLEMGALAGIDPASDGLARAARLGVPVTHEGVDGLIALPGFDEIEIVFDATSAKAHEANAARLLPLGKRLIDLTPAAIGPYVVPAVNLEEHLDAPDVNMVTCGGQATIPVVAAVGRVVPVAYAEIVASIASRSAGPGTRANIDEFTETTSAAIERVGGARRGKAIIVLNPAEPPLMMRDTVFCLVTAPDPATHDEIRRSVEKMVADVAAYVPGYRLKQQVQIAELPADQPVGTLLADGTALPTHQVSVFLEVEGAAHYLPAYAGNLDIMTSAGLQVAERIAARKAGR; the protein is encoded by the coding sequence ATGAACAGGACGAAGGTCGCGGTCATCGGCTCGGGCAACATCGGCACCGACCTGATGATCAAGGTGCTGCGAGGGTCGCGGCACCTGGAGATGGGCGCGCTGGCCGGCATCGACCCGGCCTCGGACGGACTGGCCCGCGCCGCCCGGCTCGGCGTGCCGGTCACCCACGAGGGCGTCGACGGGCTGATCGCGCTGCCGGGCTTCGACGAGATCGAGATCGTCTTCGACGCCACCTCCGCCAAGGCCCACGAGGCGAACGCCGCCAGGCTGCTGCCCCTCGGCAAGCGGCTGATCGACCTGACGCCGGCCGCCATCGGCCCGTACGTCGTCCCCGCCGTCAACCTCGAAGAGCACCTGGACGCGCCCGACGTCAACATGGTCACCTGCGGCGGCCAGGCCACCATCCCGGTCGTCGCCGCGGTCGGCCGTGTCGTGCCGGTGGCGTACGCCGAGATCGTCGCCTCCATCGCGTCGAGGTCGGCCGGTCCGGGCACCCGGGCCAACATCGACGAGTTCACCGAGACCACCTCGGCCGCCATCGAGCGGGTCGGCGGTGCCCGCCGCGGCAAGGCGATCATCGTCCTGAACCCCGCCGAGCCGCCGCTGATGATGCGGGACACGGTCTTCTGCCTGGTGACGGCGCCGGACCCGGCGACCCACGACGAGATCCGCCGGTCGGTGGAGAAGATGGTCGCGGACGTCGCCGCGTACGTCCCGGGCTACCGGCTCAAGCAGCAGGTGCAGATCGCCGAGCTACCCGCCGACCAGCCGGTGGGCACGCTCCTGGCCGACGGCACCGCCCTGCCCACCCATCAGGTGTCGGTCTTCCTCGAGGTCGAGGGCGCCGCGCACTACCTCCCGGCCTACGCCGGCAACCTCGACATCATGACCTCCGCCGGCCTCCAGGTCGCGGAACGCATCGCAGCACGGAAGGCGGGCCGCTGA